ACGtttagagattttttaaaaccttatatttaataataacgACAATGTTTTACCTAGTCATGTAGCATTGATTTGATGGAAAACCATCGAACTCCTACGAAGAAAAGCTGGTTACGTTTTTAGTAtactttttagttttgtaCCAAGGCtataaaataaacaagaacATAAGATTGTTAGAAGTATGCATTATTTAAACACTAAAACAAGTAATACAATCAcggattgaagaagaaaataaagtgaaaaagaTTCCAAAAGCTTTCCAAATTGAGAAAGTGGGCAATGTGTGGTTTAAAAAGTAGCCACAAATTATGAACTCTCCCAAACTAAACATCATGTTCGTTTAAAGTCTATAACGTTAGGCTAGATGCCTTGTTTTCGAGGCTCTTTTTCGAGAAAATATCACTATTATTGTCTTGTTTTGAATGCcctttgatttattattttatttatcagaCCTCCTCGTATAAATAGTTTAATatcaatataataattttttttttattctagaAAACGCGGGAGCGTCGGAATTCTCGCACCCGCAACCCACGTTCTCTCCCCGACGCTAAGGGTACACTAAATGAAATCACACTTAGTCGGCCCTCACAGCACACACCTGCAACAGAGGAATCAtgagtaacaaagagagatCGAACGATCGTCGTAGTTTTTTTGACGAACGCAAACCGGTGAAGAGAAATCGAACCTCACCTCTCTTTTTAAGACACCCAAAGAACCACgaataattttcaaacattccCCACGCACAATTACTTGTCATAAGCTCACAtgcaagaaaaggaaaggtgaaatatagaaagaaaacgaCGGAATACGAATGGTTTACCCCGTCGGACATAAACGCTGGTGAGACGAAAACTCCCTTCCTTCAGATGTATAAAGGTAGTGCAACACCATGGAAGAGAGGACTAACGAGCCATAGAACACCTTGATGCACACGAGCGATTACCACCAAAATGGTGTCGTAGCTTTGCCGACCAAGCGGATGAACATATTTCTGGTACAACTCTCTATGCTCAGGTTTCAAGATACGTTAGGGAACTTAAACGTTATGGTGTGGTATATGTGTGacataaatgatatgatatgattgatatgCAAAATgacgaactagcatgaaatacaaccccgATTTATGAAGGaaagatatgagaaatgatatgatgatatgtACGAAACGCTAGCGgagttgtattaaatgataatgaaaatggaataatgttgggacctcatgcattgaGGGATACCTCTTTATCCTTCACGatagtacggacgcgtacgtTACGAGACAAAAAATTGTATGTaggcatttaaccccaatccGAGTAGACATGGCTGACTATAAGAGATTTTTTGAAAATCTAACTGGAGTCTATGGGCAACATCGTCCCTTCAAACCAGTCCCAGTCTAGGATTCAAATGAGTAGTTTTCTTGAGAACCACAAAAGCTAAAGAGATTAGGAACAAGGGTAGTCCAAGGAAGTTTTTATCgagtttgttttttataaatttggggGAAACTCCAGATTCTTCATCCACGATCCATAAAACTTCAATCAAAGGACACCATTAGCTACATGGCAAGAAGAGGGGAAGGTTTCGTGAAGAAATTATGAGTTGAAGAGACGTGTATCGTTCTGCTTAATAAGAGATGATTATGTGTGAAAATGGGTAAGAGATCCAAGaaatttaaactcaaaattagcAGCCCATACATGAATTCATCATTTCAAAACTATTTCTTAAGCTTAAGGGGAAAAGGATAAAAAGATTTCAGGGAGGAATCAAGATCTAAAAATGTCCAATGTCCCAACcaataagaaatttttatatttttctgtgacaaataatgtattttttttatgaactttggAGGCTTATAACTTTGGCTATAGTCCagaaaaaggtaaatttttaattcttagtTCTTTCTTGCAACATGATCCTTAAGTTTCATAAAGGGATCGAGGGAGGGGAGAAACACTCTATATGAAGCTGAGAAGGGCGAGTTTCAGAGGTATTGAGTCTGATAGTCGCGTCTTCTTCCCCTGTTTTAAAATGGTATGGGTGATAATTTTGGTAAATTTCTAAACCCTTTGGTTGCAACTAGAATTTTATAGAAGTGCTCAACTCTAAAGAGTTTTGCCATTAGCATGCCTTCGGACACTTAATGACTCTGATttaggccaaccaagtaagtggacACTTAGACCAACCAAAGACATGTAATGACTTCGATttaggccaaccaagtaagtggtcttactattgGCACGCCTTCAACTTGGTTGGAAGACTTGAGTGATGCATGAAATGAATGAGAAGTATGGCCCAATTATGTGTCATTTTGtaatgttatgatatattattCTATATGTGATGTTGCCATggttatatgatgatatgagtACTATGTGTGCATGTACTTCTGGTATGTTATGTCATGTATGTAAATATACCATGTTCATATAATGTCTATGAGGCATCTTGGAGCTATGTATGATAATGTTGAAAGTGATGTCATGTATACGTATACATGTCTCATAGGAGAATTATGCTACAAAAAGAATGGGACTACTTTGTGTATCATAACCATGTACAATGTTTTTGAACTATGGAATCTCATGCATGTTACCTGTCGCAAGCCTAAGATACTTCCccaatatattttgtatagACACATACACCAAAATACGATGTGCTCTCCTTTCCATCTATTGGTTTCTGGTAGTATGAGCATGCGCTAGTTGGAAAGTATGCAAGCTCGCATAGTAGGTTCAACATGTGCATGAACTATGAGTAGAGAAATACTACACATTCATCCCTATCCCTAAAAGAAAGTAGAGTCTAAGAAACAGGTACAGAAAGATAAGTTCCACTCTAAACCAtaattgcatgtgattgcatttccCAACCTCAAGAGTGAGATTACTTAAGATTTcactaattaaatttgatcCACGTCACTCTATCGATTACTCTCGGGGTTTATACTCTCCCTCGAGTGCAAACCTGGCATTGAGAGCAGTATTGGTTCAATAAGAGCTACCTACTCAACTATTCTTTCTGTAATCAACTACCACTCAatctcaaaacaaaacaaaacaaaacaaaaaactaacCGATCAAACCAACTGCTCAGTCAATTTGGTGGCATTGATTGAATCAATTGAATGACATTTCATCTGATTCATTGTTAATGTATTCGATCCATTAGACCAAATTTCAATCTGCCATATgccgtgttttaaaataaccTTCCTAGCACGATTATTTGACATTGATGTAAGGGTAGAGATAGCCTAATAATCACAATTTATTAGGACATGCCAAAAAATACCCATCTGGCTCCAGTAAAAAGTTATGATTTTGTCCAATAACACGAAATGGATGTTGTTTTGAAGTCTCACTTGAATACAGACAACATAAACTAGCTCTCTATACCCAGAACATGTAGCTACTAAAGACTTGGAAAAACAATCCAACTTTCACATGATCAATCATTCGTGAAGTGTTCCTAGCAGATCTTCATCACGGTATAGATAGAACCTGTAATATTAGATAACCCAATTATTCATCAAGAACTAAAtatagaaaagaaacaagGGAAAAAGTTTAGTGAGCGAAATTGAAATAGTGAACAAGTAGAAAGAGAAGAGGCTAAGATGAAGAAAACTCTGACCGTAACCAACCATATGACATATGTCTAATGCAAGAATAAGAATGATATTCGCATGAACTAGCAACTTCATTTTGTTACAAGAAAACAACGAAGCAGGCAAGTATAACAACCACAAGCCAGATTCAGAACAACCCAAACCATAAACacaatagagagagaaatggagtTTTAGGTACGACCCAATAGAAAACTCTAACgaaataaattctaaatatatGTCGAGtgtttattcaatttaatcCCAATTgtaaaaaagtttcaaaaactaGTCTTTCAGGTACTAATAATTATCAATTATAAACTTCTtgtaaatgaatataaaatgtGACTGACGGTATTGACATGATACTCAGTGAGTTGGCAAAGACTCGAGTAGGAATTAAGTCAGTCAGAAGAGAAAAGGCCTTTCCAACTTTTTAGACTTTTGGAGAAGGAATTAAGACTCCTATAAGAAGGCTTAGTTTCTCTCATAAATTTCTGTCAGCCCCGTAAGTATTATGTCATGTAAGCTTATTTAACAACATATCACATCCActatcaaattgaaaaatgttaaaatgttGAAGGATTCAAGAGAAACTCTctttaaaccaaaaattagGACTAAAAGTCTAAAATTCTGACCTAAATAAGATCACACAGCAATCATGTCAACCTTTTAAAGGgcccaaaataattttattctacATCCCCAAGTAATATTAGTTGCTGAGCTTGCCTCTTCCTTCTCAATATCAGCAGCATCGTGTTTTTGTTCGacttaaaattagaatttagaacAAAGAAGAATGCATTATTATGTGTTTTACTCTGTCCATACCACAGTTCATTGACACAATGTTTAGAGTTCCTACAATAAGGCAATTCCTATACCTGACTAGCCTGTCTGAAAACAATTGTCCAACCCAAATGCTGATGAGAACCATCAAAAACTAATTTTCATGACCGAGCACCACCGACCTTAGTAATGTTAGAAACTGCCAATTATGCAGTACCAATAAATAGACAGGAGGCGTCACCACCATTACCAAAgacatttctttttaacaaatcAACGACAAACATGAATTGACCAAAGCATGGTAAAGTGATGAATATAAACTCATAACATTACAACTCCCTAACCCctgttcaaaaaattcaaaaacataatattgaaatattcaACTTTAAGTTCAGCAGCATGCAAGTTCAAGCACAAcataagttaaaataaaaacttaagaTAGCGATAATAGTAACTATTAAATCATAAGAAAGAATGGCTCAACTACCACTTGAGGGCATTTAAAGTTTCTGGGTTAAATTTAGGACCAAATTCTAGAGCAAACAACAAACCGGAAATTctcataaatgaaaaaagcAATATAATAGAACGAGTATACATACTGCTTTTCTCCAAGCTTGACTTCAGTTCCTCCATATTCTGGTAGAAGGACGGTTTCACCTTCCTTTACAACAACAGGGATAATGTTTCCATCTCTGTCACGAGTCCCAGGACCAACAGAGATAACTTTTCCAGAGTTGAGCtagatgaagaacaaaaatcagTTCAGACAGAAATCAATAAGTGAGCCACAAATTTTATGTTGCATAGCTGAACAACATAACAACTTTGCACATGCTGGTTTATATACAGAAGTTTTTCCAACTTTGTCCTTCAATACAAGGACTGTAAGATTTGATTAAATCAACATAAGCTAAAATCCACGCAATGATTGCCATTAACAAAATGACCATATGATTTTGTATCTCAAAAAGCTTGATGGAAGGACGTATCCTAAACTCTTCAGCAAAGCTCatccaacaacaacaaaactgAAATAGATTTCAGTGTTAAGCATTTCGGTCTTCACGGATATTCACGAtttgaaaagaagagaaaggatattataaatcatatcATTGGACAGACTAACATTGAAATCCGGAGGAAATGAAAATTGTATATTCAACACTTGCACGACTTCTTTAAATAGGCAATAACAATGTCTAATATCGAAATTAGTTAGATAAACACCAAATGAGATCACAAATCGAACTATAAGGGAACTTAGAAcgagaacaaacaaaaaagtaacAGCAAATAGAACTAAacgaaaaattattataaaaacacCCATCAACGAAAATGACTCTAGACAGAATCCGTTGTCGGAAATTACCAGAGGCTCGGTAAAAAAACAAcgaaatcaaaagcaaaatttCAAGCGCAATACGATTCTCCCACAGAAAACGACCcaggaaacaaaaatttcagaGGAATTGAAATTGGGGAAAGATGTAAGGAAGATTCACCTTGCTGGACTTCTCAGGAAGCAAAATGCCGGAATTGGTTTTGGCAGGGGGAACAATCTTCTCGATCAGAACGCGATTCAGCAATGGAACTAATCGCTTCGCCATCTGAGGCAATCGGAGAAACTGAAACTCAGCCTAAACCCTAAGGACCAACGTGGAAGAGGATTCTGCAAATTGCGCAAAGTTTCTGCTATGGGCTAGGGTTTAAGGAGGGGTTTGGAAGCCTTCAGTGCTAAATTACGTAAATAGACATTAGCCTAtccttatttttatattcgtCGAGGGTATTTTCGTCAATTAGCCGATCTCCCGTATGTTCTAGAAGGTActcaatcttcttcttcaagttatttttttaagtcacaaattcttctaatttacaaattgtaaaataaattaaaataaaataatcattgAATTTAggttaatttctaaaaatataaaattattaaaatataaaacttaattcaaacaaatgtTTTAGTTTACATCATATCATGACACTTTTTTAATACcactattaaaaattgaaaaaaaatttagacagATTCACGAGCAActtgaataataatttaagttaCAATCCACGAGAAGGTATCAAATCAATCCCTAGCTCTTCTTTGTAACACTATCTTGATCGTCcgtttatttttctcaatttaacCTTCTTTCGGACCGATTTTCATGAAAAACTTTACGGTTATAGAAACTATACACTCTAAGAACTTTATCAaagtaaatttgaaataaattggATATCGAAAGCTTGAGAACAAAGGTCCCGAATGTCGATGACGAGGTTAGTAGCCATcttggacttttcttaagaaatactcgtaGGAATCACTTGGGTTTCTGTATGAACCTTAACATAAGTATGTAGTAAGGGAATATCAAAGAAAACATCAAGAACCATGAGTTAAGACCCTGAACAATCAATTTGCTCAAGAtttaagtaatattaaaatga
This sequence is a window from Cucurbita pepo subsp. pepo cultivar mu-cu-16 chromosome LG19, ASM280686v2, whole genome shotgun sequence. Protein-coding genes within it:
- the LOC111781094 gene encoding 10 kDa chaperonin, mitochondrial-like; amino-acid sequence: MAKRLVPLLNRVLIEKIVPPAKTNSGILLPEKSSKLNSGKVISVGPGTRDRDGNIIPVVVKEGETVLLPEYGGTEVKLGEKQFYLYRDEDLLGTLHE